In Deltaproteobacteria bacterium, the DNA window GCCGGTGTCCGACGAGGAGATCCTCGACCTGGCGCGCAATCTGCGGCTGCTTGCCGACCCCGATCTGGCGCTGTTTGCGTACGTCGACGGCGAAGCCGAGCCCGTGGGTTTCGTGCTCTGCTTGCCCGACATCAACCGTGCCCTCAAGCCGTTGCGCGGGCGGTTGTTCCCGCTCGGCTGGCTGCGCCTGCTGTGGGCCAGACGCCACATAGACTTCTTGCGCATCTTCACCTTGGGGGTGCTGCCCGACCACCATCCGCTCGGCATCGGCGCCTTGTTGTACCTGGAAACCTGGCAGAGCGGCTTGCGCAAAGGCTACCGCGCCGGGGAAATGAGCTGGATCCTCGAAGACAACGGCCCGATGAACGCCGCCCTGCAGCTGATGGGTGCCCGCATTTACAAGAGATGGCGGATCTATGACCAGACGCTGTGAGCCGCTTGCGGGCAAATGCAAAGCTGGACACAGATATGCACCGCTATGATGTAATAACGTTCGACTGTTACGGTACACTGATCGATTGGATCGGGGGCATCACCACGGCGATCGAAGCGGCCGCGTGCAGCGCCGGTCTGGTCATAGAGCGCACGGCGATCTTCCCCGCCTATCTGCGGGCCGAGGCGCAGGTGGAGCAGCTCTCGTACCGCCCCTACCGCGAGGTGCTCGCCGAGTGCGCACGGCGGGTGGCGGCGGAGTTGGGCTGGACCCTGCCGGCGGCGCAGTCCGGGTTGCTCGCCGAGAGCGTACCCCAATGGCGGCCGTTTCCCGACACCAACCCGGCGCTCGAGCGCTTGCACACTGCGGGCTACCGGCTCGGCATTATCTCGAATGTGGACGACGATCTGCTCGCTGCCACTCGGCGCCATTTCAGGACCGATTTTGCTTTCCTCGTGACCGCTCAGCGAGTGGGCTCGTACAAACCCGCCCACGCTCACTTCCTCGAAGCTCGCCGGCGCATCGCCGCCGGCGGCGCGGGCACGCGCTGGCTCCACGCAGCGCAGAGCTACTACCACGACGTTGTGCCGGCGTGCGCGCTCGGGATCCCGGTGGCCTGGGTCAACCGCCACCACGAGGCTTTGGCACCTGGGGCGGCGCACCCGCTGCATGAGGTGCCGGACCTCGCGCACTTAGCCGCCTGGCTCGCGCCCTAGCTCGAAGCTCAGACGCCGGCCGGCTGCGGCGTGAGAATGACCACCGGGATCTCGCGCTCGGTGCGCGCCTGATAGGCGGCGTAGCTCGGATACATGGCCACCAGCCGCGGCCAGAGCACGGCCTTCTCCTCAGCCGTGGCGCGCCGCGCCGCCGCCATTAGCTTGCGCCTGCCGACCTCGACTTCGACCCGGGGATTGGCTTCGAGGTTCTTGAACCAGAGCGGATGGTGCGACATCCCTCCCTTCGAGGCCACTACGACATACCTGAGGCCGTCTTCGAGGTAGAGCAGCGGCGCGGTCTGCCGCCGGCCGGAGCGCCGGCCGATGGTGGTCAACAACAGCACCGGCGCCCCACCGGGAAAGCGCCCCGCAACCCGGCCGCCGCTGGCGCGGTAGAGCCAGGTATTCAGTTGCGCTGCCACTCGCACGATGACGCTGCCGATGCGCTCTTCGCGGCGTGTGAATGCTCGGGGCTTCTGATTAGACATGCTCGGCTCTCCTACTCGCCGCGCTCTCGCCTCGATCGGCCATCGACCGCGCGGCAGGCGCAGGTTACGCCGCGGCGATTTCCGCGGCAAGCCGCAGGATAGGCGCCCGCAAGCGAGTAAGCTCGCGAGCGAGAGCACCGGAAGCCGTCATGTGAGACAGAGGAGCTGATGGGAGTTGCGCGACGGCGGGCGAACGGCTAGGCGATGAGGCCATGCTCAGAGAGCTGTGGCGCTTGTACGAATCGACCGGCCGCCCGGGAGGACGGCCGAATCTGACGCGGATCATCCCCAATTTACTGGTGGGCGAATACCCGACACCCGACGACGCGGCTTGGTTATGTAGCGAACACCAAGTGACGGCGGTGTTCAACCTGCAAGACGACGCCGATCTCGCCGGCAAGGGCTTGGACCTGCGCGATTTGCAGCGCGCCTACCGCGAGCACCATCTCGGCTTCCATCGCGTTCCCATCCCCGACGGCGACATGGACATCCTGGCCGCGCGTCTCGATCGCATCGTCGGCTTGCTCGGCCAGCTGCTTGCCGGCGAGCACTGCGTCTACCTCCACTGCAACGCCGGGCGCAATCGCGCGCCGACGGTGGCGATCGCGTATCTCCACGTGCACGGCGGCCTGCCGCTTGCCGCCGCGCGCGACTTCGTCAAAGAGCGCCGCCCCTGTGTGCCGTACATGCAGGTGCTGAAGGCGCACTACGGTTAGCGGGGGGGCGTGGTGATCAAGGCTACCCCCACGACAGGCACAGCGCAGGCAGCGGCGATGCGCGCCGCTTTCGATATCGACGTCGTCCTCGCCATTTTGCGGCGCGCCTACAAGACTTGGAATGCACCGATTGTGACATTGCTGGCACAGGAGACCCGCGATCCCTTTCAGGTCTTGATCTCGTGCCTGCTGAGTCTGCGCACCAAGGACGAGACCACCGGGCCGGCCTCGCAGCGCCTGTTTGCCCTGGCCCACACCGCGCCGGCGATGCTGCAGCTGAGCCCGCGCCAGCTCGAGCACGCCATCTACCCGGTCGGCTTCTATCGCACCAAGGCGCGCACCATCCGCGCGCTGTGCCAGCGGCTGGTCAACGAGTTCGGCGGCCGTGTGCCCGATGATCTCGACACCCTGCTCAGCTTCAATGGGGTGGGCCGCAAGACCGCCAATCTGGTGCTGACCCAGGGTTTTGCCAAGCCCGGCATCTGCGTCGACACCCACGTGCATCGCATCTCCAACCGCTGGAACTACGTGCGCACCAAGACGCCGCACGACAGCGAGATGGCGCTGCGGCGCAAGCTGCCGCGCCAGTACTGGATCGCCTACAACGACCTGCTGGTGGCGTTCGGTCAGACGATCTGCAAACCGACTTCCCCGTGGTGCAGCCGCTGCCCGATCGAGAACTACTGTCCCAAGCGGGGTGTGACCCGCTCGCGCTGAGGCTCAGACCTTACTGCGCCAGGACCGCGGCCAAGCTGTGTTCAGCCTCCGGCCAACCTGGGCGTAGTCGCAAGGCTTCGCGCAAGTGAGCCGCGCTGTCCGCCGGCCTCCCCGTCTGCGCCAGTGCGATGGCGAGGTTGAAGTGCACCTCGGGCAGCTCCGGGTTCAGCCGCAGGGCCTGGCGGAACTGCTCAATCGCCTCCCCGAGCTCGCCGCTCAGGGCGAGTGCGGTACCAAGATCGTAGTGGACATCCGGGTTGGGCTCCCGGGAGTAACGGATGGCTTCGCGGTATTCGACGATGGCGGTATCCAAATCGCCTTTGAGCGCGATAGCGGCGCCGAGGTTGTGGTGGGCCTCGGCAAACTCGGGCCGAAGGCTGGTAGCGGCGGAGTACTGCTCGATTGCCTCCTCGAGGCGCCCGGCGGCGAACATGACGGCGCCGCGCAACCCGCGCGCACTCGGCGACTGCGGCGCCAGCGCAACGACGCGGCCGGAGAGCGTGTCGCTGTCGGCCCAATAGCCGAGCTGGCGCCGGGTGGCGCGCGCCTCGGCCGCCAGTGCCACCAGCAGCACAACCACCAGGACGCCGCGCAGCCGCGCGCCGGCGTGACGCCAGAGCTCTCCGGCGGTGGCGGCGAGCGCCGCCAGCAAGCCGATTGCCGGCAGGTAGGCAAACTTGTCCGCCGCGATCACATCGGTGAAACCAATCACCCCCATGGTGGGCAGGGCGGCAGCAAAAAAAATCAGCCAGCCGGCCAGCCACGCGCGGGTCCAGCGCAACGACAGCAGCAGCACCGCCGCCAGCATCACCGAGCCGATCACACCCGCGGCCACGGCGCCGTGCGCCAGCGACATCGGCTCGGGGAACGCATAGTGGGGCGACAACCCTGTGGGCCAAAGCAATTTGTGAAGATAGAAGATAACGTTGTGACAAAGCACCAGCGGGATGCGCAGCGGCGGATACTCGCCCGGCAGGATGGTGATGGCCGAGGCCGTCTGCGACACCACGGTAATGATGGCCGAGAGACCGCCGAGCGCGAACAGCGGCAGTTTTTCCAGCAGCGCTCGGCCGCTCAACCGCCGCAGCGGCCACCAGTCCAGCAGCAGCAGTATCACCGGCAGCGGCGTGCTCGTCGGCTTGGACAGCAAAGCCAGCACGTAGAGCAAGGCCGTGGCGGCCAGCCGCAGCGACGAGCGCGCGCGGGCGTAACCGATGTAGGTGGCGATCGCCGACAAGGCGAAGAAGGCCGCCAGCGGGGTCTTGCGCTCGCCCACCCATGCGATCGGCTCCACCGTCAGCGGATGCAAACCGAACAGCAGTGCAACGGCCGCTGCCACGTACGGTTGGCCGAACAGCGCCTGCACGATCGCCATGACCAGCAGCGTGTTCAGTACATGCAAAGCCAGGCTGGTGCGATGGAACGGCCGAAAATAGTCCGGACGCCCGCCGGCAGCGGCATCGAGCATCAGCGAGATCATTGCCAGCGGCTGGTAATAGCCGTGCACCGTGGAGGGATCACGCACTTCGCCCATAAAGCGGGCAGCGGAGACCAGGCTCGGGTTCAGCACCAGGCGGTTGTGCAGCACGTACTGCTGATCGTCGAACGACATCGCGGTCGCTGACAGCACCGGCCAGTGCACCGTCACCACCAGGCCGGCGACCATGCCGGCCAGCGCCCACAGGCGCAGCCGGTCCTTGGTCATTGCGCCCCGAGCATTTGCAGATAGCGGCGCGCCACGCCGGCGACACCGGCGCTGGCGTCGAGGCGTAGCGCCTGCTCCAGGTGTTCGCGGGCGCCGGTCCGATCACCGAGCGAGTACAACACTTGCCCCAGCAGCACTTGGCTTTTGGCGCTGCGCGGGTCGAGCGCCAGCGAGCGTTGGAGCTGAGCGCGAGCCTCGGCGACCTGGCGGTTCACTTCCTGCGCGTCGTTGCGTGCCTGGGCCTGCTCGGCGCGCGTCATCGCCAGGCGGCCGAGTCCATAGTGCAAGTACGGATGCGAGTGCAGCTTCAAGCCCTCGTTGAACATGCGCTCGGCCTCGTCCAGGCGTTGTTGCCGCAAGTAAAGGTTGCCGGCGTTGTTCAAAGTCATCACCCGGGCGTCGCGGTCAGACTTGCCCGCGAGGGCGCGCTGCAAGGCCATGTCGGCCGCCTCGAGCTGGTTGCGGTTCATGTAGATCATCGCCAGCTCGCGATGGCCGAGGGCGTAATCCGGAGCTTTGGCGGCCACGTCCTGCCAGAACAAGACA includes these proteins:
- a CDS encoding endonuclease III, coding for MRAAFDIDVVLAILRRAYKTWNAPIVTLLAQETRDPFQVLISCLLSLRTKDETTGPASQRLFALAHTAPAMLQLSPRQLEHAIYPVGFYRTKARTIRALCQRLVNEFGGRVPDDLDTLLSFNGVGRKTANLVLTQGFAKPGICVDTHVHRISNRWNYVRTKTPHDSEMALRRKLPRQYWIAYNDLLVAFGQTICKPTSPWCSRCPIENYCPKRGVTRSR
- a CDS encoding nitroreductase family deazaflavin-dependent oxidoreductase, with the translated sequence MSNQKPRAFTRREERIGSVIVRVAAQLNTWLYRASGGRVAGRFPGGAPVLLLTTIGRRSGRRQTAPLLYLEDGLRYVVVASKGGMSHHPLWFKNLEANPRVEVEVGRRKLMAAARRATAEEKAVLWPRLVAMYPSYAAYQARTEREIPVVILTPQPAGV
- a CDS encoding HAD hydrolase-like protein, with amino-acid sequence MHRYDVITFDCYGTLIDWIGGITTAIEAAACSAGLVIERTAIFPAYLRAEAQVEQLSYRPYREVLAECARRVAAELGWTLPAAQSGLLAESVPQWRPFPDTNPALERLHTAGYRLGIISNVDDDLLAATRRHFRTDFAFLVTAQRVGSYKPAHAHFLEARRRIAAGGAGTRWLHAAQSYYHDVVPACALGIPVAWVNRHHEALAPGAAHPLHEVPDLAHLAAWLAP
- a CDS encoding tetratricopeptide repeat protein; the encoded protein is MTKDRLRLWALAGMVAGLVVTVHWPVLSATAMSFDDQQYVLHNRLVLNPSLVSAARFMGEVRDPSTVHGYYQPLAMISLMLDAAAGGRPDYFRPFHRTSLALHVLNTLLVMAIVQALFGQPYVAAAVALLFGLHPLTVEPIAWVGERKTPLAAFFALSAIATYIGYARARSSLRLAATALLYVLALLSKPTSTPLPVILLLLDWWPLRRLSGRALLEKLPLFALGGLSAIITVVSQTASAITILPGEYPPLRIPLVLCHNVIFYLHKLLWPTGLSPHYAFPEPMSLAHGAVAAGVIGSVMLAAVLLLSLRWTRAWLAGWLIFFAAALPTMGVIGFTDVIAADKFAYLPAIGLLAALAATAGELWRHAGARLRGVLVVVLLVALAAEARATRRQLGYWADSDTLSGRVVALAPQSPSARGLRGAVMFAAGRLEEAIEQYSAATSLRPEFAEAHHNLGAAIALKGDLDTAIVEYREAIRYSREPNPDVHYDLGTALALSGELGEAIEQFRQALRLNPELPEVHFNLAIALAQTGRPADSAAHLREALRLRPGWPEAEHSLAAVLAQ
- a CDS encoding dual specificity protein phosphatase family protein; the encoded protein is MLRELWRLYESTGRPGGRPNLTRIIPNLLVGEYPTPDDAAWLCSEHQVTAVFNLQDDADLAGKGLDLRDLQRAYREHHLGFHRVPIPDGDMDILAARLDRIVGLLGQLLAGEHCVYLHCNAGRNRAPTVAIAYLHVHGGLPLAAARDFVKERRPCVPYMQVLKAHYG